In Gossypium hirsutum isolate 1008001.06 chromosome D06, Gossypium_hirsutum_v2.1, whole genome shotgun sequence, one genomic interval encodes:
- the LOC121218450 gene encoding polygalacturonase-like has protein sequence MEKVLRRRVRGFRVWPVWASWWQMLGRWQPVSDAWGHNWACTERSLSVHASNLNIKAPEDSPNTDGIRIQHSTNVTISSSTIKTGDDCIGIGDGSKYININRILCGPGHGISIGSLGENGRSETVEYVNVRRASFYTTENGVRIKTWQSTAVEVSNILYNDLKGTTSGEIAVELLCSESVPCKNIRMKDIQLDYGINGKIYDGHPKSHCLSVVQSWDEGNVYPNVPCLTKKLSY, from the exons ATGGAGAAGGTTCTCCGACGACGCGTCCGTGGTTTCAG GGTATGGCCGGTATGGGCATCATGGTGGCAGATGCTTGGGCGGTGGCAGccggtgtcagacgcgtgggg GcataattgggcttgtacagAAAGATCTTTATCCGTTCATGCCTCTAATCTCAACATCAAAGCTCCAGAAGATAGCCCCAACACTGATGGCATTCGTATCCAGCATTCCACCAATGTCACCATATCCTCCTCAACCATTAAGACTG gcGATGATTGTATAGGAATTGGAGATGGgtcaaaatatattaacattaaTAGGATACTTTGTGGTCCAGGTCATGGAATTag TATTGGAAGTCTTGGTGAAAATGGAAGAAGTGAGACAGTTGAATATGTTAATGTGAGGAGAGCTAGCTTTTATACCACTGAGAATGGAGTTAGAATAAAGACATGGCag AGTACAGCTGTGGAGGTTAGCAATATcttgtataatgatttaaaaggGACAACAAGTGGTGAAATTGCGGTGGAACTTTTATGCAGTGAGTCAGTTCCATGCAAAAATATCCGCATGAAAGACATACAATTGGATTACGGAATAAATGGTAAAATATATGATGGGCACCCCAAATCTCATTGTTTGAGTGTTGTTCAGAGTTGGGATGAAGGAAATGTTTATCCAAATGTTCCTTGTTTAACGaaaaaattaagttattaa
- the LOC121218657 gene encoding cyanidin 3-O-galactoside 2''-O-xylosyltransferase FGGT1, translated as MADRSFHIAMYPWFALGHITPYVHMANKLAERGHKISFFLPAKTQHKVEAFNLHPHLITFIPIMVPHVDGLPLGAETTNDVPFPLHPLIMTAMDLTEPDIEAYLRQLKPHFAFYDFTCWLPALTRRLGIKSVVYCIISSATIGYLLCPARKTLEKGMTGSDLLEPPQGFPSSSIKLRAHEAQALAAVTTMDYGSGLSFAERQLMSLSDCDVIGFKTCREIEGPYGEYIGSQFGKPVIFAGPVVPNPPKIALEKQWEKLLSKFQPKTVIFCAFGSECVLKKDRFQELVLGLELTGLPFLVALKPPMGAETIESALPEGFQERLKGRGILYGGWVPQQLILRHRSVGYFVTHCGSGSLAEAMVSDCQLVLLPHVGDQIINARLMAGDLKIGVEVEKGDGDGVFTKYDVCKAVRTLMDHANELGKEVRTNHAQWKEFLLKPGLENSYMDDFVMQLHALV; from the coding sequence ATGGCAGATAGAAGCTTTCACATTGCAATGTACCCATGGTTTGCCCTTGGTCATATCACTCCATATGTTCATATGGCCAACAAACTAGCAGAGAGAGGCCATAAAATTTCCTTCTTTTTACCGGCCAAAACACAACACAAGGTTGAGGCTTTCAATCTCCATCCACATCTCATAACCTTTATTCCAATCATGGTTCCGCATGTTGACGGTTTACCTCTCGGCGCCGAAACAACAAATGATGTCCCTTTCCCTTTGCATCCTCTCATTATGACCGCTATGGACCTCACGGAACCTGATATTGAAGCTTACCTTCGTCAACTCAAACCCCATTTTGCTTTCTACGATTTCACTTGTTGGTTGCCCGCGTTGACTCGCAGGTTAGGTATCAAGTCCGTGGTTTATTGTATCATTAGCTCTGCCACCATTGGCTATCTTCTTTGTCCAGCAAGAAAGACTCTTGAGAAAGGTATGACAGGGTCCGATCTTTTAGAGCCTCCACAAGGTTTCCCTTCTTCAAGTATTAAGTTACGCGCACATGAAGCCCAAGCATTAGCCGCTGTAACAACTATGGATTATGGAAGCGGCCTTTCATTTGCAGAACGCCAATTGATGTCTTTAAGTGATTGCGATGTTATTGGTTTCAAGACATGCAGGGAAATCGAAGGGCCCTACGGTGAATATATTGGGAGCCAATTTGGAAAGCCAGTCATTTTCGCAGGTCCAGTAGTGCCAAATCCACCTAAAATAGCACTAGAAAAACAATGGGAAAAGTTATTAAGCAAGTTTCAACCTAAGACTGTGATTTTTTGTGCATTCGGAAGTGAGTGTGTTTTGAAAAAGGACCGATTTCAAGAATTGGTTTTAGGCCTTGAGTTAACAGGTTTGCCATTTCTAGTTGCCCTAAAACCACCGATGGGAGCCGAAACGATCGAGTCAGCCTTGCCAGAAGGATTCCAAGAAAGATTAAAAGGAAGAGGGATACTTTATGGAGGTTGGGTACCACAACAGCTAATCTTAAGGCATCGCTCTGTAGGGTATTTCGTCACTCATTGCGGCTCGGGCTCTTTAGCAGAGGCCATGGTGAGTGATTGCCAATTGGTGCTGCTACCCCATGTCGGAGATCAAATAATTAATGCAAGATTGATGGCTGGAGACCTAAAAATCGGAGTAGAGGTCGAGAAAGGAGATGGAGATGGAGTATTTACAAAATATGATGTTTGCAAAGCAGTAAGAACATTAATGGATCATGCTAATGAGCTGGGGAAGGAGGTAAGGACCAACCATGCTCAATGGAAGGAGTTTCTTCTAAAACCAGGACTTGAAAACTCTTACATGGATGATTTTGTTATGCAACTGCACGCCTTGGTGTGA
- the LOC107937273 gene encoding probable polygalacturonase At1g80170, which yields MSTKNITIQIDGILIAPSDPSSWKCNDANCNNWITFQHFDGLVIQGSGSLHGQGQKWWQMGCMQNKVLCSSQKAAGFAILDSKNVHISGLTSVDSRKWHISIERSSSVHASNLNIKAPEDSPNTDGIRIQHSTNVTISSSTIKTGDDCIGIGDGSKYININRILCGPGHGISIGSLGENGRSETVEYVNVRRASFYTTENGVRIKTWQGGHGYARHIRFEHISFSRVIRPIIIDQYSCPPYQHCKNYSTAVEVSNILYNDLKGTTSGEIAVELLCSESVPCKNIRMKDIQLDYGINGKIYDGHPKSHCLSVVQSWDEGNVYPNVACLTKKLSY from the exons ATGTCGACCAAAAATATTACCATTcag ATTGATGGAATACTCATTGCCCCAAGTGATCCATCTTCATGGAAATGCAATGATGCAAACTGTAACAATTGGATAACCTTTCAACATTTTGATGGCCTCGTCATTCAAGGAAGCGGAAGCCTCCACGGCCAAGGACAAAAATGGTGGCAAATGGGTTGCATGCAAAATAAAGTG CTTTGTTCATCTCAAAAAGCAGCG ggttttgccatttTAGACTCTAAGAATGTACATATTAGTGGCTTAACTTCCGTTGACAGTCGAAAATGGCATATTTCAATTGAAAGATCTTCATCCGTTCATGCCTCTAATCTCAACATCAAAGCTCCAGAAGATAGCCCCAACACTGATGGCATTCGTATCCAACATTCCACCAATGTCACCATATCCTCCTCAACCATTAAGACTG gcGATGATTGTATAGGAATTGGAGATGGgtcaaaatatattaacattaaTAGGATACTTTGTGGTCCAGGTCATGGAATTag TATTGGAAGTCTTGGTGAAAATGGAAGAAGTGAGACAGTTGAATATGTTAATGTGAGGAGAGCTAGCTTTTATACCACTGAGAATGGAGTTAGAATAAAGACATGGCag GGAGGACACGGATATGCAAGACATATAAGATTTGAACATATATCGTTTAGCAGAGTAATTCGACCTATTATTATTGATCAATACAGTTGTCCTCCTTATCAACATTGCAAGAATTAT AGTACAGCTGTGGAGGTTAGCAATATcttgtataatgatttaaaaggGACAACAAGTGGTGAAATTGCGGTGGAACTTTTATGCAGTGAGTCAGTTCCATGCAAAAATATCCGCATGAAAGACATACAATTGGATTACGGAATAAATGGTAAAATATATGATGGGCACCCCAAATCTCATTGTTTGAGTGTTGTTCAGAGTTGGGATGAAGGAAATGTTTATCCAAATGTTGCTTGTTTAACGAAAAAATTAAgttattaa
- the LOC121203314 gene encoding polygalacturonase, whose amino-acid sequence MINMGLKMLFSISFFQWVLLVQSVEPFVYDVNFAGAVGDGESDDTEAFKNAWNVICCSHIPLGIFRVPYGQKFLVQPLTFNGECRPKNITIQIDGILIAPSDPSSWKCNDANCNNWITFQHFDGLVIQGSGSLHGQGQKWWQMGCMQNKVLCSSQKAAGFAILDSKNVHISGLTSVDSRKWHISIERSSSVHASNLNIKAPEDSPNTDGIRIQHSTNVTISSSTIKTGDDCIGIGDGSKYININRILCGPGHGISIGSLGENGRSETVEYVNVRRASFYTTENGVRIKTWQGGHGYARHIRFEHISFSRVIRPIIIDQYSCPPYQHCKNYSTAVEVSNILYNDLKGTTSGEIAVELLCSESVPCKNIRMKDIQLDYGINGKIYDGHPKSHCLSVVQSWDEGNVYPNVACLTKKLSY is encoded by the exons ATGATTAATATGGGTTTAAAAATGttgttttctatttctttctttcaatgGGTTTTATTGGTTCAATCCGTGGAACCATTTGTTTACGACGTCAACTTTGCTGGAGCCGTTGGAGATGGAGAGAGTGATGATACAGAG GCCTTCAAGAATGCATGGAATGTTATCTGTTGTTCGCATATCCCTTTAGGGATATTTCGTGTTCCTTACGGACAAAAGTTTCTGGTGCAACCCTTGACTTTTAATGGTGAATGTCGACCAAAAAATATTACCATTcag ATTGATGGAATACTCATTGCCCCAAGTGATCCATCTTCATGGAAATGCAATGATGCAAACTGTAACAATTGGATAACCTTTCAACATTTTGATGGCCTCGTCATTCAAGGAAGCGGAAGCCTCCACGGCCAAGGACAAAAATGGTGGCAAATGGGTTGCATGCAAAATAAAGTG CTTTGTTCATCTCAAAAAGCAGCG ggttttgccatttTAGACTCTAAGAATGTACATATTAGTGGCTTAACTTCCGTTGACAGTCGAAAATGGCATATTTCAATTGAAAGATCTTCATCCGTTCATGCCTCTAATCTCAACATCAAAGCTCCAGAAGATAGCCCCAACACTGATGGCATTCGTATCCAACATTCCACCAATGTCACCATATCCTCCTCAACCATTAAGACTG gcGATGATTGTATAGGAATTGGAGATGGgtcaaaatatattaacattaaTAGGATACTTTGTGGTCCAGGTCATGGAATTag TATTGGAAGTCTTGGTGAAAATGGAAGAAGTGAGACAGTTGAATATGTTAATGTGAGGAGAGCTAGCTTTTATACCACTGAGAATGGAGTTAGAATAAAGACATGGCag GGAGGACACGGATATGCAAGACATATAAGATTTGAACATATATCGTTTAGCAGAGTAATTCGACCTATTATTATTGATCAATACAGTTGTCCTCCTTATCAACATTGCAAGAATTAT AGTACAGCTGTGGAGGTTAGCAATATcttgtataatgatttaaaaggGACAACAAGTGGTGAAATTGCGGTGGAACTTTTATGCAGTGAGTCAGTTCCATGCAAAAATATCCGCATGAAAGACATACAATTGGATTACGGAATAAATGGTAAAATATATGATGGGCACCCCAAATCTCATTGTTTGAGTGTTGTTCAGAGTTGGGATGAAGGAAATGTTTATCCAAATGTTGCTTGTTTAACGAAAAAATTAAgttattaa